One Cellulomonas sp. NS3 genomic region harbors:
- a CDS encoding BTAD domain-containing putative transcriptional regulator — translation MVTFRVLGSLEADDGARRVDLRGPRHRAVLARLLVARGRVVPVRWLVDDLWDEPPEGARGAVQTFVGALRKALEPDRPARTPSRLLVTSPPGYVLRAAATDVDAWRAEAALARAGELLAHGDAPAALHALDDVLAAWRGGAYAEFAELDWARAEAARIDDLRLVALERRAEAALALGRPEAAAADLDAHVRAHPTREDAWWLLASALYAAGRQADALAALRRAQETLRERTGLDPGPRLRRLHEDVLAQAPHLLRDRPGPVAHPVVVVRETPGAAGSDGADPHPFVGRDPELAVLDAAAAEVVAGARPGLVLVSGVAGAGKSSLARRFAADRARTGWTTTWAESPEARGAADDPWSRVVRELADPERAAVPPPPEGPDDPVTRRRDRHAAVLGALAASSSRGPVLVVLDDLQWADEETLTLLVAATRGAPAPPAAGPVLVVGTFRSTEVSAELAAALAQLARAEPARVHLGGLDPDDVGALARALSGGALRPAAVRAIHDRTGGNPFFVRELVRVWEADGEAALGRVPTGVRDVIRHRLARLPQAAQTHLRRAADAGPEVDVDTLLALDGDEDAVLDALDAALLAGFLVEVGDDRLRFAHALVREALVEDVPRSRRAAWHAAVAQHLAATRPEDVEAVTHHVLRAGSRVPAAEVARWTRAAAERAERRTAPREAARLWRESLTALDRSPTGDPRVRLETLMGRVRTLAVTGRLDEARTHRAEAVDAAVRLGDPALTAAVLGSFDVPAVWPANDDPALSARLADIAERTLVALPATDDAARARLLVTIAMERRADPGPRGAQAAREAERLARRLDDPLLVALALDARFLHTVDRAGLARERARLGHDLLDVAGDSPDLATFAVLGHLVLVQASAALADLAAADHHAAAVDALAERYDLPLVTPLTGWYAALRLAVEGRTDDARTAYRAAAAGLVGTGMTGLERGALPFALLSLDPALRVPPGLGPDDFGPYAPWVRPLVLLADGDVTSARDAVRALPEPPRDLLREARLCLQGHAAVATGDLVAAELVHAALLPAAHELAGAGSGLVALGPVALHLGRLAAFLGRPAQAAEHHRLALVVADRVGAPHWAAAARAALDGLDAEGAARE, via the coding sequence ATGGTCACGTTCCGGGTCCTGGGGTCGCTCGAGGCGGACGACGGCGCGCGCCGCGTCGACCTCCGGGGGCCGCGGCACCGGGCGGTGCTGGCGCGCCTGCTCGTCGCCCGCGGTCGCGTCGTCCCGGTCCGGTGGCTCGTCGACGACCTGTGGGACGAGCCGCCCGAGGGCGCGCGGGGCGCCGTGCAGACGTTCGTGGGCGCGCTCCGCAAGGCGCTGGAGCCGGACCGTCCCGCGCGCACCCCCTCGCGGCTGCTCGTCACGTCACCGCCCGGGTACGTGCTCCGGGCGGCCGCCACGGACGTCGACGCGTGGCGCGCGGAGGCGGCGCTCGCGCGCGCGGGCGAGCTGCTCGCGCACGGTGACGCGCCCGCGGCGCTGCACGCCCTGGACGACGTCCTGGCCGCGTGGCGCGGCGGCGCGTACGCCGAGTTCGCGGAGCTCGACTGGGCCCGCGCGGAGGCCGCCCGGATCGACGACCTGCGCCTCGTCGCGCTCGAGCGCCGGGCGGAGGCGGCCCTCGCGCTCGGACGCCCCGAGGCCGCCGCCGCGGACCTCGACGCGCACGTCCGCGCGCACCCGACCCGCGAGGACGCGTGGTGGCTGCTCGCGTCCGCGCTGTACGCCGCAGGCAGGCAGGCCGACGCGCTCGCGGCGCTCCGGCGCGCGCAGGAGACGCTCCGCGAGCGCACGGGGCTCGACCCCGGCCCGCGGCTGCGCCGGCTCCACGAGGACGTGCTCGCGCAGGCGCCGCACCTGCTGCGGGACCGCCCGGGGCCGGTCGCGCACCCGGTGGTGGTCGTCCGGGAGACCCCGGGCGCGGCCGGGAGCGACGGCGCGGACCCGCACCCGTTCGTCGGCCGCGACCCCGAGCTCGCGGTGCTCGACGCCGCGGCCGCCGAGGTGGTCGCCGGCGCGCGTCCCGGGCTGGTGCTCGTCTCGGGGGTCGCCGGGGCCGGAAAGTCGAGCCTCGCGCGCCGGTTCGCGGCGGACCGTGCGCGGACGGGCTGGACGACGACGTGGGCCGAGAGCCCCGAGGCCCGCGGCGCGGCCGACGACCCGTGGAGCCGCGTCGTGCGCGAGCTCGCGGACCCGGAGCGCGCGGCCGTCCCGCCGCCGCCCGAGGGACCCGACGACCCGGTGACGCGGCGGCGCGACCGCCACGCCGCCGTGCTCGGCGCGCTCGCCGCGAGCAGCTCCCGCGGCCCGGTGCTGGTCGTGCTCGACGACCTGCAGTGGGCCGACGAGGAGACCCTGACGCTGCTCGTGGCGGCGACGCGCGGCGCCCCCGCACCGCCCGCCGCGGGCCCCGTGCTCGTGGTGGGGACCTTCCGCTCGACCGAGGTCTCCGCCGAGCTCGCCGCGGCCCTCGCGCAGCTCGCACGGGCCGAGCCCGCACGCGTCCACCTCGGCGGCCTCGACCCCGACGACGTCGGCGCGCTCGCCCGCGCGCTCTCCGGCGGCGCGCTCCGGCCAGCAGCCGTCCGGGCGATCCACGACCGGACGGGCGGAAACCCGTTCTTCGTCCGGGAGCTCGTCCGCGTCTGGGAGGCGGACGGCGAGGCCGCGCTCGGGCGTGTGCCGACCGGCGTCCGGGACGTCATCCGCCACCGACTCGCCCGTCTCCCGCAGGCCGCGCAGACCCACCTGCGCCGCGCCGCGGACGCCGGGCCCGAGGTCGACGTCGACACCCTGCTCGCGCTCGACGGCGACGAGGACGCCGTGCTCGACGCGCTCGACGCCGCGCTGCTCGCCGGCTTCCTCGTCGAGGTCGGCGACGACCGGCTGCGGTTCGCGCACGCGCTCGTCCGCGAGGCGCTCGTCGAGGACGTCCCCCGCTCGCGCCGTGCCGCCTGGCACGCGGCGGTCGCGCAGCACCTCGCGGCGACGCGCCCCGAGGACGTCGAGGCCGTCACGCACCACGTCCTGCGCGCCGGGTCGCGCGTCCCCGCCGCCGAGGTCGCCCGCTGGACCCGCGCCGCCGCCGAGCGCGCGGAGCGTCGCACCGCACCGCGCGAGGCCGCCCGGCTCTGGCGCGAGTCCCTGACGGCGCTCGACCGGTCCCCCACCGGCGACCCGCGGGTGCGCCTCGAGACGCTCATGGGCCGGGTCCGCACGCTCGCCGTCACCGGTCGGCTCGACGAGGCACGCACGCACCGCGCCGAGGCCGTCGACGCCGCGGTGCGCCTCGGCGACCCGGCGCTGACCGCGGCGGTGCTCGGGTCCTTCGACGTGCCCGCGGTCTGGCCGGCCAACGACGACCCGGCGCTCTCGGCCCGCCTCGCGGACATCGCCGAGCGCACGCTCGTCGCCCTGCCCGCCACGGACGACGCCGCCCGAGCGCGCCTGCTCGTGACGATCGCGATGGAGCGCCGCGCCGACCCGGGCCCCCGCGGGGCGCAGGCCGCACGGGAGGCCGAGCGGCTCGCGCGGCGGCTCGACGACCCGCTGCTCGTCGCGCTCGCGCTCGACGCGCGGTTCCTGCACACGGTCGACCGCGCCGGTCTCGCCCGGGAGCGCGCGCGGCTCGGCCACGACCTGCTCGACGTCGCGGGCGACAGCCCGGATCTCGCGACGTTCGCGGTCCTCGGGCACCTCGTGCTCGTCCAGGCGAGCGCCGCCCTCGCCGACCTCGCGGCGGCCGACCACCACGCCGCCGCGGTCGACGCCCTCGCCGAGCGCTACGACCTCCCGCTCGTGACGCCGCTGACCGGCTGGTACGCGGCCCTGCGCCTCGCCGTCGAGGGCCGCACCGACGACGCCCGCACCGCCTACCGCGCCGCCGCGGCGGGGCTCGTGGGCACCGGGATGACCGGCCTCGAGCGCGGCGCCCTGCCGTTCGCCCTCCTCTCGCTCGACCCCGCGCTCCGCGTGCCCCCGGGGCTCGGGCCCGACGACTTCGGCCCCTACGCCCCGTGGGTCCGCCCTCTCGTCCTCCTCGCGGACGGGGACGTCACGTCCGCCCGCGACGCGGTGCGTGCGCTGCCCGAGCCGCCGCGGGACCTGCTGCGCGAGGCACGCCTCTGCCTGCAGGGGCACGCGGCCGTCGCGACCGGCGACCTGGTCGCCGCGGAGCTCGTGCACGCGGCCCTGCTCCCCGCGGCGCACGAGCTCGCCGGTGCGGGCAGCGGGCTCGTCGCCCTCGGGCCGGTCGCGCTGCACCTCGGCCGGCTCGCCGCGTTCCTCGGGCGTCCGGCGCAGGCCGCGGAGCACCACCGGCTCGCGCTCGTCGTCGCCGACCGCGTCGGTGCACCGCACTGGGCCGCCGCCGCACGCGCGGCGCTCGACGGGCTCGACGCCGAGGGCGCCGCCCGGGAGTGA
- a CDS encoding DUF6518 family protein: protein MSETAVTTSALRTARTEVGPRPGQGDGVGAALVLGAAVVVGVAWGAATSGLQTVLPWPFAGLANAVGPWVAPAFLVGAWSRRPWSAVLAGVLVCFGEVAGYYVTSALRGFGVNPAMVVMWAATGVLGGPVLGAAGWCWRRARSLRTATLGAALLGGVFLAEGVVTYGVYLGYTGDAVVFCVLGAVLVAVLGATASPARAAGARARGVRAAAAWLLLVLPLGAAGEVLLHRAMT from the coding sequence ATGAGCGAAACTGCCGTCACGACGAGCGCGCTGCGCACCGCACGGACCGAGGTCGGGCCGCGCCCTGGCCAGGGCGATGGCGTGGGCGCAGCACTGGTGCTCGGCGCGGCGGTGGTGGTCGGTGTGGCGTGGGGGGCGGCGACGTCCGGCTTGCAGACGGTACTGCCGTGGCCCTTCGCAGGACTGGCCAACGCGGTGGGCCCCTGGGTGGCTCCCGCCTTCCTGGTCGGTGCGTGGAGCAGGCGACCCTGGAGCGCGGTCCTGGCGGGTGTCCTGGTGTGCTTCGGAGAGGTCGCCGGCTACTACGTCACGTCGGCCCTGCGGGGCTTCGGCGTCAACCCGGCCATGGTCGTGATGTGGGCCGCCACCGGTGTGCTCGGCGGGCCGGTTCTGGGGGCGGCCGGGTGGTGCTGGCGGCGTGCCCGTTCGCTGCGCACAGCCACGTTGGGGGCGGCGCTGTTGGGTGGGGTCTTCCTCGCCGAGGGTGTGGTCACCTACGGCGTCTACCTTGGCTACACGGGCGATGCTGTCGTCTTCTGTGTTCTCGGTGCCGTCTTGGTGGCGGTGCTCGGCGCTACGGCGTCACCCGCCCGGGCGGCTGGTGCGCGTGCTCGGGGCGTTCGCGCGGCTGCGGCGTGGTTGCTGCTGGTTCTGCCGCTGGGTGCGGCGGGAGAGGTGCTGCTGCACCGTGCCATGACCTGA
- a CDS encoding diacylglycerol/lipid kinase family protein, with protein sequence MTDIVTDEAVAPGARGPLRTAVIFNPVRVEDIVERRAVVDAALTAAGWPVPVWMETTEDDPGAGQARRAIAEGAQVVFVCGGDGTVRSCVEGVAGTGAALAVLPAGTGNLLATNLGLPDDPAAGVQVVLEAGRRRIDIGEVDGQAFAVMAGMGFDAALLDDASTTLKAKIGPVAYVLSALQHLKDRRMRVQIRIDDQPPARHRARGVVIGNVGRLQGGVRLLADAEPDSGQLDVAVLDPRHVRHWIQLAWGVVRRRKDVAHLQVLRGARIVVTSDHDEARQLDGDVISPGRSLDVTVRPGALELCVPQPEESADLTEGADRLE encoded by the coding sequence ATGACCGACATAGTCACGGACGAGGCGGTCGCGCCGGGAGCTCGGGGGCCGTTGCGGACCGCAGTCATCTTCAACCCGGTCCGGGTCGAGGACATCGTTGAGCGTCGTGCGGTCGTCGACGCCGCACTCACCGCGGCCGGGTGGCCGGTCCCCGTATGGATGGAGACCACTGAGGACGACCCTGGTGCCGGGCAGGCCCGGCGGGCCATCGCCGAGGGCGCTCAGGTCGTCTTCGTCTGCGGTGGCGACGGGACGGTGCGCTCGTGCGTGGAGGGCGTCGCCGGGACTGGCGCCGCCCTCGCAGTGCTTCCGGCCGGTACCGGGAACCTCCTCGCGACCAACCTCGGCCTGCCCGACGACCCGGCCGCGGGCGTCCAGGTGGTCCTGGAGGCGGGCCGGCGCCGAATCGACATCGGCGAGGTCGATGGGCAGGCGTTCGCCGTGATGGCCGGCATGGGGTTCGACGCGGCCCTGCTCGACGACGCCTCCACGACCCTGAAGGCGAAGATCGGGCCGGTGGCCTACGTCCTGTCCGCATTGCAGCACCTCAAGGACCGCCGCATGAGGGTCCAGATCCGGATCGATGACCAGCCCCCGGCCCGGCATCGCGCCCGGGGGGTCGTCATCGGGAACGTCGGGCGCCTGCAGGGCGGTGTGCGGCTCCTCGCGGACGCCGAACCGGACAGCGGGCAGCTCGATGTGGCAGTGCTCGACCCGCGGCACGTGCGTCACTGGATCCAGCTCGCCTGGGGCGTCGTCCGCAGGCGCAAGGATGTGGCTCACCTGCAGGTCCTGCGGGGCGCTCGGATCGTCGTGACGAGCGACCACGACGAGGCACGGCAACTCGACGGTGATGTGATCTCCCCTGGCCGGTCGCTGGACGTCACCGTCCGCCCTGGCGCGCTCGAGCTGTGCGTCCCACAACCAGAGGAGAGTGCGGACCTGACCGAAGGTGCTGATCGCCTCGAGTGA
- a CDS encoding PP2C family protein-serine/threonine phosphatase: MDEDSSGRADVMASLGRALEAEPTVQRTLQTTVEQAVHLIPGCWHAAVSIVGPDEVTTPAATGAIPVQVDELQYETGQGPCLSAIRDHGLFVTGDLSTESRWPDFATRASRDLGVHSMLSFRLFVADDTLGALNLYSTRTDAFDRESIATGRVFAAQAALALSAASEHARAERVTADLRASQVHLAKNQQQAAIAVALQRSMLTELPDMAPLEAAALYHPAVPGAQVGGDWYDALVLDSGAVLAVVGDLAGHNLEAAAAMAQARSALRTLAVDRDRPPGELLEHLDHVLQRLEPDRTGTCVVVRLTSRGGGWHGELANAGHPPPLLITDRGGELVTAPPQLLLNVRAGLTRLTWDLTLEPGAILLLYTDGLVERRGRSLADGLTALVEAASTLDTTNLTRMCHDLLALLAPHPTDDVCILAVRIPRT; encoded by the coding sequence GTGGACGAGGACAGCTCTGGCCGCGCGGACGTGATGGCGAGCCTGGGGCGCGCGCTGGAGGCCGAGCCGACCGTACAACGAACGCTGCAGACGACGGTCGAGCAGGCGGTGCACCTGATCCCGGGCTGCTGGCACGCGGCGGTCTCGATCGTCGGACCCGACGAGGTCACGACGCCAGCCGCTACCGGTGCGATCCCCGTCCAGGTGGACGAGCTGCAGTACGAGACCGGTCAGGGGCCGTGCCTGTCCGCGATCCGTGATCACGGGCTCTTCGTCACCGGCGACCTCAGCACCGAGTCTCGCTGGCCGGACTTCGCGACCCGAGCCAGTCGGGACCTGGGCGTGCACAGCATGCTGTCCTTCCGGCTGTTCGTCGCCGACGACACCCTCGGCGCACTGAACCTGTACTCGACGAGGACCGACGCTTTCGATCGCGAGAGCATCGCGACGGGCCGGGTGTTCGCTGCGCAGGCGGCGCTGGCGCTGTCCGCGGCGAGCGAGCACGCGCGGGCCGAGAGGGTCACCGCTGACCTGCGTGCGAGCCAGGTGCACCTGGCGAAGAACCAGCAGCAGGCGGCGATCGCCGTCGCCCTGCAGCGCAGCATGCTCACCGAGCTGCCCGACATGGCCCCGCTGGAGGCCGCGGCGCTCTACCACCCCGCGGTACCCGGGGCGCAGGTGGGTGGGGACTGGTACGACGCGCTGGTCCTCGACAGCGGCGCTGTGCTCGCCGTCGTGGGAGACCTCGCCGGGCACAACCTCGAGGCCGCGGCTGCCATGGCTCAGGCGCGTAGCGCGCTGCGGACCCTCGCGGTCGACCGTGATCGGCCGCCCGGCGAACTGCTCGAGCACCTCGACCACGTCCTGCAACGGCTTGAGCCGGACCGCACCGGTACCTGCGTCGTGGTGCGCCTGACCTCACGGGGCGGCGGATGGCACGGCGAGCTCGCCAACGCAGGCCACCCTCCACCCCTGCTGATCACCGACCGCGGCGGCGAGCTCGTCACCGCACCCCCGCAGCTGCTCCTCAACGTGAGAGCAGGCCTCACCCGCCTGACCTGGGACCTCACCCTGGAACCCGGCGCGATCCTCCTGCTGTACACCGACGGGCTCGTCGAACGGCGAGGGCGCTCGCTCGCTGACGGGCTCACCGCCCTGGTCGAGGCCGCCTCCACGCTCGACACCACGAACCTGACCCGGATGTGCCACGACCTCCTCGCCCTGCTGGCACCGCACCCCACCGACGACGTCTGCATCCTGGCAGTCCGGATCCCCCGTACCTGA
- a CDS encoding amidohydrolase family protein: MTPWHLRATVLPDGDLRDLWFEEDRISFTPIPGARTLHEGGFVVPGLVDTHTHPGIAAIGDPLDDHQLRVDAAAHLRSGTALIRVPGSASRLPAWFGAQPDHPRVVEAGLPVAVEGRFFPGWGRQVPVADVPRAAAEEAARAGWCKLIVDWFTDDGGYGPAMPAEVVAAATAAAHRAGGRVAVHTQSAAGGRSAVRAGVDSIEHGMHLPLDLLEQMATAGIALVPTATTFLALRPQMSGDGVPAAMREWFTSGVDRHAELVAAAVAAGVTVLAGTDLPPGSLSEEIHWLADAGMSTSQALAAGSWQARQWLGLPGVEDGAPADLLVLSGDPRDDLTLLDHAEHVVVRGRLVR; the protein is encoded by the coding sequence ATGACCCCGTGGCACCTGCGCGCGACCGTGCTGCCGGATGGTGATCTGCGGGACCTGTGGTTCGAGGAGGACCGCATCAGCTTCACGCCGATCCCCGGCGCGCGCACGCTGCACGAGGGCGGCTTCGTCGTCCCTGGCCTCGTCGACACCCACACCCACCCGGGCATCGCCGCGATCGGCGACCCCCTCGACGACCACCAGCTGCGCGTCGACGCCGCGGCGCACCTGCGCTCGGGGACCGCCCTCATCCGGGTCCCGGGTTCGGCCAGTCGCCTGCCCGCGTGGTTCGGAGCGCAGCCTGACCACCCCCGCGTGGTGGAGGCGGGTCTGCCCGTCGCCGTCGAGGGGAGGTTCTTCCCCGGGTGGGGCCGGCAGGTCCCCGTCGCGGACGTCCCTCGCGCCGCCGCGGAGGAGGCGGCCCGAGCTGGGTGGTGCAAGCTCATCGTGGACTGGTTCACCGACGACGGTGGGTACGGGCCCGCGATGCCGGCCGAGGTGGTGGCCGCCGCGACCGCTGCGGCGCACCGCGCCGGCGGCCGCGTCGCGGTGCACACCCAGTCCGCCGCGGGTGGTCGATCGGCGGTCCGGGCCGGTGTCGACTCCATCGAGCACGGCATGCACCTTCCGCTCGACCTGCTCGAGCAGATGGCGACGGCGGGCATCGCGCTGGTCCCGACGGCGACCACGTTCCTCGCGCTCAGGCCGCAGATGAGCGGCGACGGGGTGCCCGCAGCGATGCGGGAGTGGTTCACGTCAGGTGTGGACCGGCACGCGGAGCTCGTGGCCGCCGCGGTCGCAGCGGGAGTCACCGTGCTCGCGGGGACCGATCTGCCGCCCGGGTCGCTGAGCGAGGAGATCCACTGGCTCGCGGACGCCGGGATGTCCACCAGCCAGGCGCTTGCCGCCGGGTCGTGGCAGGCCCGCCAGTGGCTCGGCCTGCCCGGGGTGGAGGACGGCGCACCGGCCGACCTCCTCGTCCTGTCCGGCGACCCCCGCGACGACCTCACACTCCTCGACCATGCCGAGCACGTCGTCGTCCGCGGACGCCTCGTCCGCTGA
- a CDS encoding STAS domain-containing protein, which produces MDATRDAVLVTLTGEIDGDLHEELGAMLATIGQLGLPVQVDATEVTFMDSSGATFLSQCYLQGPLTVAASSSVAFLLKVLAMDEILVGPQV; this is translated from the coding sequence ATGGACGCGACCCGGGACGCGGTGCTCGTCACGTTGACCGGTGAGATCGACGGTGACCTGCACGAGGAGCTCGGCGCGATGCTCGCGACGATCGGTCAGCTGGGGTTGCCGGTGCAGGTCGATGCGACCGAGGTGACGTTCATGGATTCCTCGGGTGCGACGTTCCTGTCCCAGTGCTACCTGCAGGGCCCGCTCACGGTCGCCGCGTCCTCCTCGGTGGCGTTCCTGCTGAAGGTCCTTGCGATGGACGAGATCCTCGTCGGACCGCAGGTCTGA
- a CDS encoding ATP-binding protein: protein MTDNSDHDAGLRSARPPQHFVPVRRWVLDSFAELHELRTELQDALTAQADQLTAAQPLSTLAQHLVLVASELATNAIRHGRPPTIVELHQHEARFLLTVADHDLSSEPRLAGDRPPGQGGFGLQIARRLSADVAWYRTDTTKVVWAELNP, encoded by the coding sequence GTGACCGACAACTCAGACCACGACGCCGGCCTGAGGTCCGCTCGCCCGCCCCAGCACTTCGTGCCCGTGCGCCGATGGGTGCTGGACTCCTTCGCCGAGCTGCACGAGCTGCGCACGGAGCTGCAGGACGCGCTCACCGCCCAGGCGGACCAGCTCACCGCCGCCCAGCCGTTGAGCACGCTCGCTCAGCACCTCGTGCTCGTCGCCTCCGAGCTCGCGACCAACGCCATCCGCCATGGCCGGCCACCCACCATCGTCGAACTCCACCAGCATGAGGCCCGCTTCCTGCTCACTGTCGCTGACCACGACCTGAGCAGCGAGCCCCGACTCGCCGGTGACCGGCCGCCCGGTCAGGGAGGTTTCGGGCTGCAGATTGCCCGCCGCCTGTCCGCCGACGTCGCCTGGTACCGCACCGACACCACGAAAGTTGTCTGGGCCGAGCTCAACCCCTGA
- a CDS encoding winged helix DNA-binding domain-containing protein, whose amino-acid sequence MLRIDDEERRARLARRHGVAPGRRLDTVEQAAGAMVALHATDPAGLFLSAWARVDGFTVPDLERALHDDRTLVKHMVMRRTLFAVPRESMPVVQAAASRRIAAVERRRLERELGEAALVDDPSRWFDAAAAAVVRHLGAGEPLTSTQLRERIPELDLAIAYGAGKSWAGRAGVGPRVLTCLQASGTVLRAGNAGPWTTSRPTWALTRDWLGADLPELDEDAARAELVARWLGAFGPGTVRDLRWWLGSTVAAVRRALADVGAVEVELDGGTGHVLPDDVEPVGAVDPWVALLPGLDPTTMGWTERAWYLGPHGPQVFDSAGNAGPTIWVDGRVVGGWTVTPAGDVELVLLEDVGRDARRAIDAEAERLTAWLDGTEVRPRFPPALTRSAARSP is encoded by the coding sequence GTGCTCCGCATCGACGACGAGGAGCGCCGCGCGCGGCTCGCGCGGCGCCACGGCGTCGCGCCGGGCCGGCGCCTCGACACCGTCGAGCAGGCCGCCGGGGCGATGGTCGCCCTGCACGCGACCGACCCCGCCGGGCTCTTCCTCTCGGCCTGGGCGCGCGTCGACGGCTTCACGGTGCCCGACCTCGAGCGCGCGCTGCACGACGACCGGACGCTCGTGAAGCACATGGTCATGCGGCGGACGCTGTTCGCGGTCCCGCGGGAGTCGATGCCGGTCGTCCAGGCGGCGGCGAGCCGGCGGATCGCGGCCGTCGAGCGACGCCGCCTCGAGCGCGAGCTCGGGGAGGCCGCTCTCGTCGACGACCCCTCCCGGTGGTTCGACGCGGCCGCCGCCGCCGTCGTCCGGCACCTCGGGGCCGGTGAGCCGCTCACGTCCACGCAGCTGCGCGAGCGCATCCCCGAGCTCGACCTGGCGATCGCCTACGGCGCGGGGAAGTCGTGGGCGGGCCGGGCGGGCGTCGGGCCGCGGGTGCTCACGTGCCTGCAGGCCTCCGGGACGGTCCTGCGTGCGGGCAACGCCGGGCCCTGGACCACCTCGCGTCCCACGTGGGCGCTGACGCGCGACTGGCTCGGCGCCGACCTCCCCGAGCTCGACGAGGACGCCGCGCGGGCCGAGCTGGTCGCTCGGTGGCTGGGCGCCTTCGGTCCCGGGACGGTGCGTGACCTCCGCTGGTGGCTCGGCTCGACGGTCGCCGCGGTCCGCCGGGCGCTCGCCGACGTCGGTGCCGTCGAGGTCGAGCTCGACGGCGGGACGGGCCACGTCCTGCCGGACGACGTCGAGCCCGTCGGGGCCGTCGACCCCTGGGTCGCCCTGCTGCCGGGCCTCGACCCGACGACGATGGGCTGGACCGAGCGCGCCTGGTACCTCGGACCGCACGGACCGCAGGTGTTCGACAGCGCCGGCAACGCGGGCCCGACGATCTGGGTCGACGGCCGCGTCGTGGGCGGCTGGACCGTCACACCCGCCGGGGACGTCGAGCTCGTGCTGCTCGAGGACGTCGGTCGCGACGCCCGCCGGGCGATCGACGCGGAGGCCGAGCGGCTGACCGCGTGGCTCGACGGGACGGAGGTCCGTCCGCGCTTCCCGCCTGCGCTGACCCGGTCAGCGGCACGCTCACCTTGA